ATGTCAAGCCTGCCACCACACTACGGGAACTACTTCAATTATTCGCCCTACGCCCAAAACAGTACAGcagtaggggggggggggggagggcggTGGAATGGGTGGAAtgaaatttttgaattttaaattaacGAACTACAGCAcagaaaaagcaacaacaaaaaagggaaaagaaaccCATAAGTGCACCATCGCGTTGATTAGTTTGAGTAGTCGCTTTGAAATGAGGCTTGACGTGGCTTGACGGCGTATAAAGTTTCCCAATTTCAGTTTTCCATCAGCTAGCGTCAATCtccttgctgctgttgttgcttgtCTTTGCTGAACAACGACACAACTCCGAAGGACacggacacagacacacacccgACCCGGGGGCATATTTAGTTACGCACGTTACGCTGGCTGGCCATTTCATCATGCATTAGAGAGTTTCGCTCTTTCCCTCTAATCTCTGATGGTGCACCACTAAAACAAGCTGGGGTACGAGGGGTTAGCCCACCAACAATGTGGTTCATGCATGCAAAGgatacgcgcgcgcgtgtgctgATCTGCGTGCGTTCTGTGTATCTCGTTAGAATAAAAAGGCCACTAATCATACTGGCGGCACAAGCCGGCTGGAGTGTGCTCTAGACTTTTTTGATGTCGAACACACAACCGCGCCACGGTTGACCACGAGCCACCACCAGGGGCCACTGGACAACTTCACATTCAGCGCGGGGACTCCCCGGAAGCACGCAAGAAAAGCTGCCTCGCATTATACACGATAAGCTTTGTTTGGGTGGAAAGCGGGAAATTTGCATGTACAATTTATGGCAGTGTCCGTTTTGCATGGAGGCAAAAGTAAAGTGGCCAAGACACAGCAGGGGTTAAAACACTCTAATTATTACCGTTTGCTTTGGACAATGGAAGAGAAATATTGTTAGCGGTCGTTGGTGGCATGGTACATTATATGCTATGTGTAATACGTAAAGGGAATTGGAAAATATTAGTTACATATATGTAAGAGGTACTGATCCTTTAAGGCTACATACAACATTCAGTACAAAACAGTCTCTTTTGAACAAtagtttcacaaaaattatAGAAATAAAAGTCAAAGATAACTAAAGAAAAATTGTCTTGAGTCTCGGGCCATATAACGGTCCAATTTGTCGACAGGTTTAACTTGTGGACAAAAAGATGTAGGGAATTAATATTATGAAATCTAATTCACACTTAAACACCTATTTTGAATCAAGCTACTCTTTcaattacaaaaacaaaaacaagataaaTATCCTAAAAAGAATAAAGTCGTTCTAACAACctaaattttcacaaaacaaaGCTATCTCACACTACAAATCCTCTGCAGTGCTATCAATTTAGAGAGCCAATAATGTGGGTGCTAAAGTATATACATTTTTAGGAGCAATCACTAATCAATCGTATAacatttaataattatttaatcaGTCGTAAAAAAACAGCGACGAAAGAGTCCACTAGGACCAAAGTCATTATAAAGtatcagccagccagccagctagCTGgaaatagcaagaaaattagaacattattataatttaattaatcatTCGAAGAATATTGCAATACAAAATGACGGCAAAAGTAAATCAACCAACGCTGCAACTGTAGAATCGTCGTAGAAAAAAGCGTCTATAGTTTACCCTTTTTTCGCCGTGCTATCATATAGTGCAagcaacaaccacaaaaaaaaaattgccatCGCACAGAGGACCTCGTTCTAGCTGTCGACACATCATTATTCGAAGTAAAAGCACGTTCATTTCCAATCGAACCCATCGCACCCGGCTTCACAGGCAGGAAGAATGCAAATAGGAATCCTATTTCTCGCCCCAAGAGTCAACGCGATGATACACAGCCGAAACGATGGCACTATTCAACCAAAAACCCCTGATTCGCACAAACAACGCGAATTCGTATCCGTACCGTAGGGTGAAAGGATGGCTTCCCGCGCTCTCCCTTTTCCTCACCTTTCCGCAGAAAGGTACGCGATTGaatgaatggaatggaaaaaatgaattttgatCCTGGCCATAAACCAGCGTATTAATGAGATACGTCCGCGCGCGCGATGGGTTTTAAAAAGACGAACCGGCGGCAATCGCAAACACAGCACGGGACGGAAGGCTACAAATAATGACGATAAGGTACGAAAGGAACGGAGGGCAACAGCAACGAAAACGTACATACCAAATCCAACCAAAACTACGCAACGAAAGCGAGAGGGTGCATAGCAAAACCATTACGCTTGCATAAGGAGATTaagttttatgatttttttttgtctgttgctgctgcaccatTGCTTCATCCCCCGAACGACGAGCAGCAGGTATGGCAGGGATGCACAGGACGTAACAGACAGGCTTTGTGGATGTAAATCCGGGGCGCATCCAAGCAggcagagcacacacacacacggagagcATAGACTCGAGCGACATCGAATTGGCGTGGTTAATGTTCGATTCCGTAGCGTGtatcctttttgttgttgcagggATCGTTCGCCGTCTAGCAACAACAATCGCACAGCAACAAACCCCTTCCAATCGCTCACCGATGCAGCAGTGGCGCACATGTGGTGGCGCTGCTGCACCCTCTGCTGTCTCTTGCATTATAACATTCGATGCGCCGATGACGACGAAAAGGACGAAATCGTTGCGTTGTGGGGTGCGGGATTGCGCGCAGCATCGACCGAGGGTGAGATTATGATCGGCGGTGCGTGTGCataaaacaaacgcacacacacacacacacacacacacacacacacacacacacacacactgtcggcGCTGCCGCGCGATGAAATTGAGAATGATCCATAGCAGAGCGCACGGTGATGAGGATCGGGCACGTTTGTTGTTGACGGTCGTTGTGACGTAGAACCAAAAAAGGGCGAAATATTTCGTACCGGGAACGGGCCCGGGCACATGGCACCGGAAGAGGTCAATGCTCTCGCGGGCAGGAATGGTGAACCGCACCGTAAAAAGGACGAGGGTGACGATATGGCTGGCTCGGGCTTTTCGGGAGATAAAATGTGTGCAATAGCATCCTCTCGCTCGCAAAAGGGAAGGGACACAGCAGAGCCTACACGCACACAACGAACACGAACACGTACGTGCCGTGCGGGAAGGATATTTGTCGGCGAACGTCGGTCGCAGTTACCCTCGCCCTTTGTAGCTGTGTGGCAGACCCGGGATTTTCCTGCTGCGAACACatgcgcaaacacacacacacacaaatgcagGCAAGTAAGTTAAAGGATGGGAGGGGGAAAACTCGTCACGATGAAACAAGTGCCAAGTGTGGTGAAGTTTGATCAATACTGCACACGTTCATCAATTTGTAAAGTTTTCCCATACTTTGCTATTGTTTAGTAAAGCAATACTTTCATGGTTGAGcagaaaatgtaataaaaagacTATTGTGTTAAGCCACACCAGAGTCTGTTTTCACATCGCGCAAGTAATTCTCCTTTACGAATACTAGCGCCATCTATACGACAAAAATGCAACTACAATTAATCGTACTGTTATACAGGTCGCGCAATGTACAGGTCCTTCGAGCAGATAAAAAGTGTAATACAGTTACTATTTCATGTAAACTATTGTTAAATAATTAACTCTTCTCCAGCACCTATCGCCCCACAACCGATTAGCCCGTAGTTCGGATATTATAAaccaattttaaaatgcaGACTCACCGCCAGATTCTCCATCGCACGTTATCTTCGGCATAGCACCACAACAATCCAACTTTCTCCACCATGcaggaacaaaaaaagtacACTATCACGCgtggtaaataaataattcattctTCTACTCGTTCATTTTTCGAAATTGTTGCACCACCGTTGACGAGACTGTTTGTGATCGGATgaatttgttgtgttttttgttgctgttgttttcccttctttcaaTGACTTCACTTCGGTCCCAGCATGTTCtccggtcggacccattcggcAAACTGTTGCTCGGTCAGGTAGCCCAGCTTGAGGGCGGACTGCTTCAGCGTGGTGCCTTCCTTGTGTGCCGTCTTGGCAATCTTGGCCGCCTTGTCGTAGCCGATGTGCGGATTCAGTGCCGTGACCAGCATCAGCGACTCGTTCATGATTTTGTCAATGTTGGCCCGGTTGGCCTCGATGCCCACCACACAGTTCTTCGTGAAGGTACGGGCGCTGTCCGCTAGAAAAGCCAGAAAGACAAGCAATGAATGAACACCCTTTCCCTCAATTTCCTTTGCCCGATGCCAGCCAGTTTACTTACAGAGCAGCCGGATCGATCGCAGCACGTTCGAGACGACCAGGGGCTTGAACACGTTCAGCTCAAAGTGGCCATTCGATCCACCCACCGTAACGGCCACATTGTTTCCCATCACCTGCGCGCACACCATGGTCATCGCTTCGCACTGCGTTGGATTCACCTTGCCCGGCATGATCGAGCTGCCCGGTTCGTTCTCCGGCAGGCTCAGCTCACCGAGTCCGCAGCGCGGTCCGGAACCGAGGAAGCGAATGTCATTCGCAATCTTCATGCAGCTGACGGCGATCGTGTTCAAACAGCCGGACACTTCCACCATCGCGTCGCGCGCCGCCAGCGCTTCGAATTTGTTCGGCGCCGACACGAACGGCAACCCCGTCAGCTCGCCGATCTTGGCCGCCACCTTCTCGGCGAACCCGACGCGCGTGTTCAGTCCCGTACCGACCGCGGTGCCACCGATGGCGAGCATGTACACGCGCGGCAGCACCGCCTCGATGCGATCCAGCGCGAAGGCCATCTGCTGCACGTACCCGCTGAACTCCTGGCCGAGCGTCAGCGGCACCGCGTCCTGCGTGTGCGTGCGGCCAATCTTAATAATGTCCTTGAACTCGTCCGACTTGGCCTTGAGCGCGTCGTGCAGCGTTTGGATGGCGGGGCGCAGATTGCCCGTCAGCTCGCGGGCCACCGACACGTGGATCGCCGTCGGGAAGGTGTCGTTCGACGACTGTGACTTGTTGACGTGATCGTTCGGGTGGACGGGCGTCTTCGAGCCGAGCTGGCCGCCGAGCAGCTCGATCGCCCGGTTGCTGATCACCTCGTTCACGTTCATGTTCGTCTGCGTGCCCGAGCCCGTCTGCCAGATCACGAGCGGGAAGTGGTCGTCGTACAGCTTGCCGGAGATCACGTCGTCCGCGGCCAGCGCGATCGCGTCGGCAATCTTCGGATCCAGCCCGTACTCCTTGTTCACCAGGGCGGCCGCCTTCTTCAGGATGCCCATGGCAGTGATGACGGGCTGGGGCATCCGTTCGGTCGGTCCACCGATCGGGAAGTTCATCGTGGAGCGTACGGTCTGAGCACCGTAGTATTTATCGTTCGGCACCTTCAGCTCGCCGAACGTGTCCGACTCC
This is a stretch of genomic DNA from Anopheles merus strain MAF chromosome 2R, AmerM5.1, whole genome shotgun sequence. It encodes these proteins:
- the LOC121589174 gene encoding fumarate hydratase, mitochondrial-like isoform X2, coding for MAATVEMASKDVGFRTESDTFGELKVPNDKYYGAQTVRSTMNFPIGGPTERMPQPVITAMGILKKAAALVNKEYGLDPKIADAIALAADDVISGKLYDDHFPLVIWQTGSGTQTNMNVNEVISNRAIELLGGQLGSKTPVHPNDHVNKSQSSNDTFPTAIHVSVARELTGNLRPAIQTLHDALKAKSDEFKDIIKIGRTHTQDAVPLTLGQEFSGYVQQMAFALDRIEAVLPRVYMLAIGGTAVGTGLNTRVGFAEKVAAKIGELTGLPFVSAPNKFEALAARDAMVEVSGCLNTIAVSCMKIANDIRFLGSGPRCGLGELSLPENEPGSSIMPGKVNPTQCEAMTMVCAQVMGNNVAVTVGGSNGHFELNVFKPLVVSNVLRSIRLLSDSARTFTKNCVVGIEANRANIDKIMNESLMLVTALNPHIGYDKAAKIAKTAHKEGTTLKQSALKLGYLTEQQFAEWVRPENMLGPK
- the LOC121589174 gene encoding fumarate hydratase, mitochondrial-like isoform X3, which translates into the protein MASKDVGFRTESDTFGELKVPNDKYYGAQTVRSTMNFPIGGPTERMPQPVITAMGILKKAAALVNKEYGLDPKIADAIALAADDVISGKLYDDHFPLVIWQTGSGTQTNMNVNEVISNRAIELLGGQLGSKTPVHPNDHVNKSQSSNDTFPTAIHVSVARELTGNLRPAIQTLHDALKAKSDEFKDIIKIGRTHTQDAVPLTLGQEFSGYVQQMAFALDRIEAVLPRVYMLAIGGTAVGTGLNTRVGFAEKVAAKIGELTGLPFVSAPNKFEALAARDAMVEVSGCLNTIAVSCMKIANDIRFLGSGPRCGLGELSLPENEPGSSIMPGKVNPTQCEAMTMVCAQVMGNNVAVTVGGSNGHFELNVFKPLVVSNVLRSIRLLSDSARTFTKNCVVGIEANRANIDKIMNESLMLVTALNPHIGYDKAAKIAKTAHKEGTTLKQSALKLGYLTEQQFAEWVRPENMLGPK
- the LOC121589174 gene encoding fumarate hydratase, mitochondrial-like isoform X1, translated to MFLVSRLVVRGQAHVKVCARLAALQSSRHISTGRAASKDVGFRTESDTFGELKVPNDKYYGAQTVRSTMNFPIGGPTERMPQPVITAMGILKKAAALVNKEYGLDPKIADAIALAADDVISGKLYDDHFPLVIWQTGSGTQTNMNVNEVISNRAIELLGGQLGSKTPVHPNDHVNKSQSSNDTFPTAIHVSVARELTGNLRPAIQTLHDALKAKSDEFKDIIKIGRTHTQDAVPLTLGQEFSGYVQQMAFALDRIEAVLPRVYMLAIGGTAVGTGLNTRVGFAEKVAAKIGELTGLPFVSAPNKFEALAARDAMVEVSGCLNTIAVSCMKIANDIRFLGSGPRCGLGELSLPENEPGSSIMPGKVNPTQCEAMTMVCAQVMGNNVAVTVGGSNGHFELNVFKPLVVSNVLRSIRLLSDSARTFTKNCVVGIEANRANIDKIMNESLMLVTALNPHIGYDKAAKIAKTAHKEGTTLKQSALKLGYLTEQQFAEWVRPENMLGPK